In Vidua chalybeata isolate OUT-0048 chromosome 5, bVidCha1 merged haplotype, whole genome shotgun sequence, one genomic interval encodes:
- the POLDIP3 gene encoding polymerase delta-interacting protein 3 isoform X1 translates to MADLSLDELIRKRGVTVKGRLNTRPVFGGVRSRIGIQQNLLNRSSPAVSFQQTFDARQKIGLTDARHKLGVKDAREKLVQKDARFKIKGKVQDAREMLNSRKQQSVAAEKVTKVVDAREKISLKRSTPAAISPAMGTVNPAMKITKTIQQKAPVPGHSHPAGMRINVVNNHTHKQGLYDTEDDDESVSPLPSKQMKITTTNSFLHNSTGLSNNKFSLSKTVPLTKVVQNDTYTAPPAIPPPMRTKALANMSRTLVTKEVPPKEPAPVELAFSPLEGTKMTVNNLHPRVTEEDIVELFCVCGALKRARLVHPGVAEVVFVKKEDAITAYKKYNNRCLDGQPMKCNLHMNGNVITSDQPILLRLSDTPSVKKEGEPRRSSASASSNPPAEVDPETILKALFKSSGVSASMQPTEFKIKL, encoded by the exons ATGGCGGACCTGTCTCTGGACGAGCTCATACGGAAACGCGGTGTGACGGTGAAGGGGAG aCTTAACACAAGGCCAGTGTTTGGGGGTGTAAGATCTCGCATTGGGATCCAGCAAAATCTTCTGAATAGATCATCACCAGCTGTGAGCTTCCAGCAGACTTTTGATGCCCGACAGAAGATTGGACTCACTGATGCCCGGCACAAACTGGGGGTTAAAGATGCCCGAGAAAAACTGGTTCAAAAGGACGCTCGGTTCAAAATCAAAGGGAAGGTGCAGGATGCTCGAGAGATGTTGAATTCCCGTAAGCAGCAAAGTGTTGCTGCTGAAAAGGTGACCAAAGTGGTGGATGCCAGAGAGAAGATCAGCTTAAAAAGGAGCACTCCAGCTGCTATCAGCCCAGCTATGGGGACAGTAAATCCAGCCATGAAAATCACCAAAACTATCCAA CAGAAGGCTCCAGTTCCTGGACACTCTCATCCAGCAGGAATGAGGATCAATGTGGTGAACAACCATACACATAAACAG GGCCTATATGACACGGAAGATGATGATGAAAGTGTCTCTCCCCTTCCTAGCAAACAGATGAAAATCACCACCACAAACAGTTTCCTGCACAACTCG aCTGGTCTGAGCAACAATAAATTCTCTCTGTCCAAGACTGTTCCCCTGACTAAAGTGGTCCAGAACGATACATACACAGCTCCACCTGCAATTCCCCCTCCTATGCGGACAAAGGCCTTGGCAAACATGTCCCGGACCTTAGTGACAAAGGAAGTGCCTCCAAAAGAGCCAGCACCTGTTGAG CTGGCATTCAGTCCTTTGGAAGGCACAAAGATGACCGTAAATAATCTGCATCCTCGAGTCACAGAAGAAGATATTGTT GAGTTATTCTGTGTGTGTGGCGCTCTGAAGCGAGCCCGGCTGGTGCACCCTGGCGTGGCTGAGGTAGTATTTGTGAAGAAAGAAGATGCTATCACAGCATATAAGAAATACAACAACAGGTGTTTAGATG gtCAGCCAATGAAATGCAATCTTCATATGAATGGGAATGTCATCACCTCAGACCAGCCTATATTGCT CCGATTGAGTGATACCCCTTCAGTGAAGAAGGAAGGGGAACCACGCCGGTCAAGTGCAAGCGCCTCCTCAAATCCCCCAGCTGAAGTGGACCCTGAAACTATCTTGAAGGCACTCTTCAAATCCTCAGGGGTCTCTGCCTCCATGCAGCCCacagaattcaaaattaaaCTCTGA
- the POLDIP3 gene encoding polymerase delta-interacting protein 3 isoform X2, with the protein MADLSLDELIRKRGVTVKGRLNTRPVFGGVRSRIGIQQNLLNRSSPAVSFQQTFDARQKIGLTDARHKLGVKDAREKLVQKDARFKIKGKVQDAREMLNSRKQQSVAAEKVTKVVDAREKISLKRSTPAAISPAMGTVNPAMKITKTIQKAPVPGHSHPAGMRINVVNNHTHKQGLYDTEDDDESVSPLPSKQMKITTTNSFLHNSTGLSNNKFSLSKTVPLTKVVQNDTYTAPPAIPPPMRTKALANMSRTLVTKEVPPKEPAPVELAFSPLEGTKMTVNNLHPRVTEEDIVELFCVCGALKRARLVHPGVAEVVFVKKEDAITAYKKYNNRCLDGQPMKCNLHMNGNVITSDQPILLRLSDTPSVKKEGEPRRSSASASSNPPAEVDPETILKALFKSSGVSASMQPTEFKIKL; encoded by the exons ATGGCGGACCTGTCTCTGGACGAGCTCATACGGAAACGCGGTGTGACGGTGAAGGGGAG aCTTAACACAAGGCCAGTGTTTGGGGGTGTAAGATCTCGCATTGGGATCCAGCAAAATCTTCTGAATAGATCATCACCAGCTGTGAGCTTCCAGCAGACTTTTGATGCCCGACAGAAGATTGGACTCACTGATGCCCGGCACAAACTGGGGGTTAAAGATGCCCGAGAAAAACTGGTTCAAAAGGACGCTCGGTTCAAAATCAAAGGGAAGGTGCAGGATGCTCGAGAGATGTTGAATTCCCGTAAGCAGCAAAGTGTTGCTGCTGAAAAGGTGACCAAAGTGGTGGATGCCAGAGAGAAGATCAGCTTAAAAAGGAGCACTCCAGCTGCTATCAGCCCAGCTATGGGGACAGTAAATCCAGCCATGAAAATCACCAAAACTATCCAA AAGGCTCCAGTTCCTGGACACTCTCATCCAGCAGGAATGAGGATCAATGTGGTGAACAACCATACACATAAACAG GGCCTATATGACACGGAAGATGATGATGAAAGTGTCTCTCCCCTTCCTAGCAAACAGATGAAAATCACCACCACAAACAGTTTCCTGCACAACTCG aCTGGTCTGAGCAACAATAAATTCTCTCTGTCCAAGACTGTTCCCCTGACTAAAGTGGTCCAGAACGATACATACACAGCTCCACCTGCAATTCCCCCTCCTATGCGGACAAAGGCCTTGGCAAACATGTCCCGGACCTTAGTGACAAAGGAAGTGCCTCCAAAAGAGCCAGCACCTGTTGAG CTGGCATTCAGTCCTTTGGAAGGCACAAAGATGACCGTAAATAATCTGCATCCTCGAGTCACAGAAGAAGATATTGTT GAGTTATTCTGTGTGTGTGGCGCTCTGAAGCGAGCCCGGCTGGTGCACCCTGGCGTGGCTGAGGTAGTATTTGTGAAGAAAGAAGATGCTATCACAGCATATAAGAAATACAACAACAGGTGTTTAGATG gtCAGCCAATGAAATGCAATCTTCATATGAATGGGAATGTCATCACCTCAGACCAGCCTATATTGCT CCGATTGAGTGATACCCCTTCAGTGAAGAAGGAAGGGGAACCACGCCGGTCAAGTGCAAGCGCCTCCTCAAATCCCCCAGCTGAAGTGGACCCTGAAACTATCTTGAAGGCACTCTTCAAATCCTCAGGGGTCTCTGCCTCCATGCAGCCCacagaattcaaaattaaaCTCTGA
- the POLDIP3 gene encoding polymerase delta-interacting protein 3 isoform X3 — MLQIGAARLNTRPVFGGVRSRIGIQQNLLNRSSPAVSFQQTFDARQKIGLTDARHKLGVKDAREKLVQKDARFKIKGKVQDAREMLNSRKQQSVAAEKVTKVVDAREKISLKRSTPAAISPAMGTVNPAMKITKTIQQKAPVPGHSHPAGMRINVVNNHTHKQGLYDTEDDDESVSPLPSKQMKITTTNSFLHNSTGLSNNKFSLSKTVPLTKVVQNDTYTAPPAIPPPMRTKALANMSRTLVTKEVPPKEPAPVELAFSPLEGTKMTVNNLHPRVTEEDIVELFCVCGALKRARLVHPGVAEVVFVKKEDAITAYKKYNNRCLDGQPMKCNLHMNGNVITSDQPILLRLSDTPSVKKEGEPRRSSASASSNPPAEVDPETILKALFKSSGVSASMQPTEFKIKL; from the exons ATGTTACAGATTGGAGCTGCAAG aCTTAACACAAGGCCAGTGTTTGGGGGTGTAAGATCTCGCATTGGGATCCAGCAAAATCTTCTGAATAGATCATCACCAGCTGTGAGCTTCCAGCAGACTTTTGATGCCCGACAGAAGATTGGACTCACTGATGCCCGGCACAAACTGGGGGTTAAAGATGCCCGAGAAAAACTGGTTCAAAAGGACGCTCGGTTCAAAATCAAAGGGAAGGTGCAGGATGCTCGAGAGATGTTGAATTCCCGTAAGCAGCAAAGTGTTGCTGCTGAAAAGGTGACCAAAGTGGTGGATGCCAGAGAGAAGATCAGCTTAAAAAGGAGCACTCCAGCTGCTATCAGCCCAGCTATGGGGACAGTAAATCCAGCCATGAAAATCACCAAAACTATCCAA CAGAAGGCTCCAGTTCCTGGACACTCTCATCCAGCAGGAATGAGGATCAATGTGGTGAACAACCATACACATAAACAG GGCCTATATGACACGGAAGATGATGATGAAAGTGTCTCTCCCCTTCCTAGCAAACAGATGAAAATCACCACCACAAACAGTTTCCTGCACAACTCG aCTGGTCTGAGCAACAATAAATTCTCTCTGTCCAAGACTGTTCCCCTGACTAAAGTGGTCCAGAACGATACATACACAGCTCCACCTGCAATTCCCCCTCCTATGCGGACAAAGGCCTTGGCAAACATGTCCCGGACCTTAGTGACAAAGGAAGTGCCTCCAAAAGAGCCAGCACCTGTTGAG CTGGCATTCAGTCCTTTGGAAGGCACAAAGATGACCGTAAATAATCTGCATCCTCGAGTCACAGAAGAAGATATTGTT GAGTTATTCTGTGTGTGTGGCGCTCTGAAGCGAGCCCGGCTGGTGCACCCTGGCGTGGCTGAGGTAGTATTTGTGAAGAAAGAAGATGCTATCACAGCATATAAGAAATACAACAACAGGTGTTTAGATG gtCAGCCAATGAAATGCAATCTTCATATGAATGGGAATGTCATCACCTCAGACCAGCCTATATTGCT CCGATTGAGTGATACCCCTTCAGTGAAGAAGGAAGGGGAACCACGCCGGTCAAGTGCAAGCGCCTCCTCAAATCCCCCAGCTGAAGTGGACCCTGAAACTATCTTGAAGGCACTCTTCAAATCCTCAGGGGTCTCTGCCTCCATGCAGCCCacagaattcaaaattaaaCTCTGA